Proteins found in one Pseudomonas marvdashtae genomic segment:
- a CDS encoding C40 family peptidase encodes MRKHILSAIQAHAAAEYPKECCGLLLTLGRKQQYFPCTNTATEPNEEFRIDPEEYAAAEDLGEVIGIVHSHPDATSRPSPRDLAMCEATVIPWHILSWPEGDLRTVVPTGETPLLKRPFVHGAWDCWQVCADWYKREWGLEFEAFKRADGWWESKDNTSLYEGNYEAAGFYRVDQPRHGDMIVMEVGRTVHPNHAGIFLGADPMLPGEDAATFGPGPFLLHHLYGRPSEIIVFGGPWLDRTRLILRHKDARPSK; translated from the coding sequence ATGCGAAAACACATCTTGAGCGCGATCCAGGCGCACGCGGCGGCCGAGTACCCGAAAGAGTGCTGCGGGCTGCTGCTGACCCTGGGCCGGAAGCAGCAGTACTTCCCTTGCACTAACACCGCGACCGAGCCGAACGAAGAGTTCCGTATCGATCCGGAGGAATACGCAGCGGCTGAAGACCTGGGCGAGGTGATCGGCATCGTTCACTCGCACCCGGACGCCACCAGCCGACCTTCGCCGCGCGATTTGGCGATGTGCGAAGCCACAGTAATACCCTGGCACATCCTTAGCTGGCCGGAGGGCGACTTGCGGACGGTGGTGCCCACCGGTGAGACCCCATTGCTGAAGCGACCATTCGTCCACGGCGCCTGGGACTGCTGGCAGGTCTGCGCCGATTGGTATAAGCGCGAATGGGGGCTTGAGTTCGAAGCATTCAAGCGCGCCGACGGCTGGTGGGAGAGCAAGGACAACACCAGCCTGTACGAGGGGAACTACGAGGCGGCCGGTTTCTACCGGGTCGACCAGCCACGACACGGCGACATGATCGTGATGGAGGTCGGCCGGACGGTTCACCCGAACCACGCCGGGATTTTTCTCGGTGCCGATCCGATGCTTCCTGGCGAGGATGCCGCGACCTTCGGGCCTGGGCCCTTCCTGCTACATCACCTATACGGGCGCCCGAGCGAAATCATCGTTTTTGGCGGTCCATGGCTCGACAGAACACGCCTGATCCTCAGGCACAAAGATGCACGACCATCAAAATAA
- a CDS encoding phage tail tape measure protein, whose product MNIAELGIRVDSADTARATVELDKMTRAGERAEQSAVGLMQEMDALEKSLSKGAKTTQELSKQRDSLAKLTKTGAYGEAEFAKITAQLDKQQVALAKSTMDEQKALNSLLGAIDPARAAMAKLDKQVEDLGKHLDAGRISQDQYNASLGKIDKDYAKLEKTASGFDKLRLGSRQAQENVIQLGNALSSGDWGSGVRAVAQLGAGAGASAAGLLAILAPIALATAAVGALGVAYYKGSEEQDSFNESLTLTGNYAGVSAGQLGDMARQVSATIGTTGAAADVLASLAGSGKIAGESFVGIAQAAISMQEATGKAVGDTIAEFKKLADDPVKASAALNEQYHYLTASVYSQIAALEEQGDHAGAVKLATEQYADAINERTPKILENLSFWEKGYNAVAAAADRLKNLGRQDIGSDIEQAQRNLAAAQSGDVGLFQNRQEMVDLYASRLSMLEDQRDAEADIAKWEGEQAKAQLSAVSAMAKIDSLTKSSLTNEQKRAEAVKDYKKQLEDIRKVSPNDARLEQSAIDKNIANINAKFKDPKASAGSVNLTGFNEAKNVLAETLAYYNSAEKELEAAQRAGVISQASYTEQRVSLLKQEAGEVAQGYEAEIAALEAAKAKKGTTASQIIQIDQKISDARSAMVKAQQETDSQLSIIATNEEGRLRKQTLAVNTYTSALQQQVDTLRQQGIRAASGLGQGDRQRGLTDQQNAVDDRFNQQSLELANQYGDGSRGMSLDEYTAKLNALKATQKDLHETVQANFNDMTDAQGSWSAGASSAWQNYLESARDVAGQTKNLFTNAFSSMEDAIVNFAMTGKLSFGDFTKSVLADMARIATRTAASEGLSALFGLAASAAGSYFGGASSAGSTQAGYSGDLSGFTPGSVQAKGGAWSGGVQMFANGAAFTNSIVSKPTAFGMAGGGVGVMGEAGEEAIMPLTRTAGGQLGVRAIGGGGGGGGNVYNFPVAVSVQTTGDGGATTTEDTTQLGRGIQQAAKTEAETAIARGLQPGGAIWRVINGRG is encoded by the coding sequence ATGAATATCGCAGAGCTCGGAATCCGCGTCGACTCAGCTGACACCGCCCGGGCGACCGTCGAACTCGACAAGATGACCAGGGCCGGTGAGCGCGCGGAGCAATCCGCTGTTGGCCTGATGCAAGAGATGGATGCGCTAGAGAAGTCCCTGTCGAAAGGGGCGAAAACCACGCAGGAACTGAGCAAGCAGCGCGACAGCCTGGCGAAGCTGACCAAGACCGGCGCGTATGGTGAGGCTGAGTTCGCCAAGATCACCGCCCAGCTCGACAAGCAACAGGTCGCCCTTGCCAAGTCCACGATGGACGAACAAAAGGCGCTGAACAGCCTGCTGGGCGCCATTGATCCGGCTCGCGCCGCCATGGCGAAGCTGGATAAGCAGGTTGAGGATCTCGGTAAGCATCTGGATGCTGGTCGGATCAGCCAGGACCAGTACAACGCATCGCTGGGAAAAATCGACAAGGATTACGCCAAGCTCGAAAAGACCGCCAGCGGCTTCGACAAGCTGAGGCTCGGCTCGCGCCAGGCTCAGGAAAACGTAATTCAGCTCGGCAACGCGCTGTCTTCGGGTGACTGGGGGAGCGGTGTTCGTGCTGTCGCCCAGCTCGGCGCAGGTGCTGGCGCATCCGCTGCGGGATTGCTTGCCATCCTGGCTCCAATTGCCCTGGCGACAGCAGCCGTCGGCGCTCTCGGTGTGGCGTATTACAAGGGCAGCGAAGAGCAGGACAGCTTCAATGAATCACTGACCCTGACCGGCAACTATGCAGGCGTGAGTGCCGGGCAGCTTGGCGATATGGCTCGCCAGGTGAGCGCCACCATTGGCACAACCGGTGCGGCTGCCGATGTTCTGGCCTCATTGGCTGGCAGCGGCAAGATCGCTGGAGAAAGTTTCGTAGGCATTGCCCAGGCCGCCATTTCGATGCAGGAAGCCACAGGCAAGGCTGTCGGCGACACTATCGCAGAGTTCAAAAAGCTGGCAGATGACCCAGTCAAGGCCTCCGCCGCGCTCAATGAGCAATACCACTACCTGACCGCCTCGGTTTATTCGCAAATCGCTGCGCTGGAAGAGCAGGGCGACCATGCAGGCGCCGTGAAGTTGGCGACCGAGCAATATGCGGATGCAATCAACGAGCGCACGCCGAAGATTCTTGAAAACCTGAGCTTCTGGGAGAAGGGCTATAACGCTGTAGCTGCAGCTGCTGACCGCTTGAAGAACTTGGGTCGTCAGGATATCGGATCGGATATCGAGCAGGCCCAGCGGAACCTGGCTGCTGCGCAATCCGGCGATGTCGGCCTGTTCCAGAACAGGCAGGAGATGGTCGACCTCTACGCGAGCCGGTTGAGCATGCTGGAGGACCAGCGCGACGCTGAGGCCGACATAGCCAAGTGGGAGGGCGAGCAGGCAAAGGCGCAACTGAGCGCCGTTTCGGCCATGGCGAAAATCGATTCGCTCACGAAGTCATCGCTGACCAACGAGCAGAAGCGCGCCGAGGCGGTAAAGGATTACAAGAAACAGCTCGAAGATATTCGCAAAGTCAGCCCAAACGACGCACGCCTCGAGCAGTCGGCGATCGATAAGAACATTGCGAATATCAACGCCAAATTCAAGGACCCGAAGGCGTCGGCCGGCAGCGTCAATCTGACCGGTTTTAACGAAGCAAAAAACGTTCTTGCCGAAACACTCGCCTATTACAACAGCGCCGAGAAGGAACTGGAGGCAGCGCAGCGAGCCGGAGTGATCAGCCAGGCCAGCTACACCGAGCAGCGCGTCAGCCTGCTGAAGCAGGAAGCCGGCGAAGTTGCTCAGGGCTATGAGGCTGAAATAGCGGCACTGGAGGCGGCCAAGGCCAAAAAGGGTACTACCGCTTCGCAGATCATCCAGATCGATCAAAAGATCAGTGATGCCCGGTCGGCAATGGTCAAGGCTCAGCAGGAAACGGACAGCCAGCTCTCGATCATTGCAACCAACGAAGAAGGTCGGCTCCGCAAGCAGACTTTGGCCGTCAATACGTACACCAGTGCGTTGCAACAGCAAGTCGATACGCTTCGGCAGCAAGGTATCCGTGCGGCATCTGGCCTCGGTCAAGGCGATCGGCAACGCGGGCTGACGGATCAGCAGAACGCCGTTGATGATCGCTTCAATCAGCAGAGTTTGGAGCTGGCAAATCAGTACGGCGATGGCTCCCGGGGCATGAGCCTTGACGAATACACCGCCAAACTCAATGCACTAAAGGCGACGCAGAAGGATCTGCACGAAACTGTTCAAGCCAACTTCAACGACATGACCGACGCCCAGGGTAGCTGGAGCGCAGGCGCATCGTCGGCGTGGCAGAACTATCTGGAGTCGGCACGGGACGTGGCTGGGCAGACGAAAAATCTGTTCACCAATGCCTTCAGCTCAATGGAAGACGCCATCGTCAACTTCGCCATGACCGGGAAGCTGTCGTTTGGTGATTTCACGAAATCCGTGCTTGCCGATATGGCGCGAATCGCGACAAGGACTGCGGCGTCTGAAGGGCTCAGTGCTTTGTTCGGCCTGGCAGCATCCGCTGCTGGTTCGTACTTTGGTGGTGCGTCTTCTGCTGGTTCAACCCAGGCCGGGTATTCAGGCGACCTATCGGGATTCACTCCAGGCAGCGTTCAGGCCAAGGGCGGCGCCTGGTCGGGCGGCGTGCAGATGTTCGCCAATGGCGCAGCCTTCACCAACTCCATCGTGAGCAAGCCGACAGCGTTCGGTATGGCCGGTGGCGGGGTAGGTGTTATGGGCGAGGCTGGGGAAGAGGCGATCATGCCGCTGACCCGCACGGCCGGCGGCCAACTGGGTGTGAGGGCTATTGGCGGTGGAGGCGGTGGTGGCGGGAACGTTTACAACTTCCCCGTGGCAGTTTCTGTCCAGACCACCGGTGACGGCGGCGCTACCACCACGGAAGACACAACGCAGCTTGGCAGGGGCATTCAGCAAGCGGCCAAGACCGAAGCCGAAACGGCAATCGCCCGAGGCTTGCAGCCAGGCGGCGCCATCTGGCGCGTTATCAACGGGAGGGGTTGA
- a CDS encoding phage tail protein produces the protein MSVSIPNGTTFEIASVMSAAKPFTAISNANPAVLTAAAHGLTDGDIIVVDSGWAKLNGRPARVIDSDVGDFAAEGINTTSVKSFPAGSGAGSVRAASSFIQISQITEPAANGGEQQFLTYGFLEDDDDRQLPTTKSASSMTLPVADDPNQPFVAVVEAADEDKEPRLIRANLPSGSTILYYAYVSITATPTLSRNNIMTRTITLSFASRPMRYNA, from the coding sequence ATGAGCGTCTCGATTCCCAACGGCACCACCTTTGAAATCGCCAGCGTCATGAGCGCTGCGAAGCCGTTCACTGCAATTTCCAACGCCAATCCGGCCGTCTTGACCGCAGCGGCCCATGGCCTGACTGATGGCGACATCATCGTCGTTGACTCGGGCTGGGCGAAACTCAACGGCCGTCCGGCTCGGGTCATTGACTCCGATGTCGGCGACTTCGCCGCGGAAGGGATCAACACTACCAGCGTTAAGAGTTTCCCGGCTGGTTCTGGTGCCGGCTCTGTCCGAGCTGCGTCCAGTTTCATTCAAATTTCCCAGATCACTGAGCCGGCCGCCAACGGCGGTGAGCAGCAGTTCCTGACCTACGGGTTTCTGGAAGATGACGACGACCGTCAACTCCCGACCACCAAATCGGCCAGCAGCATGACGCTGCCGGTGGCAGATGATCCCAATCAGCCGTTCGTTGCGGTCGTTGAGGCTGCGGACGAAGACAAGGAGCCGCGGCTGATTCGCGCAAATCTCCCGTCTGGCTCGACCATCCTCTACTACGCCTACGTGTCGATCACTGCGACGCCGACGCTGAGCCGAAACAACATCATGACCCGAACCATCACCTTATCGTTCGCGTCCAGACCAATGCGCTACAACGCCTAA
- a CDS encoding HeH/LEM domain-containing protein — MKVIYTDKPGNEPGVCYRLLSEFFGVISAATDVFVQGDNPNIIDAYKRAGIKVTGADADGLRTDGPTVAEYVAAGYKASNYPPEGYASRSTEDEIAEALQAEQNAPETDPLKMKVPELKEWLTRNGIAFESNALKEDLQALVPKE, encoded by the coding sequence ATGAAGGTTATTTACACCGACAAGCCCGGCAATGAGCCTGGGGTTTGCTATCGCCTGCTCAGTGAGTTCTTCGGCGTCATCAGCGCGGCGACGGATGTATTCGTCCAGGGCGACAATCCGAACATCATCGACGCGTACAAGCGGGCTGGCATCAAGGTCACAGGAGCGGATGCCGACGGCCTGCGCACTGATGGCCCGACCGTGGCTGAATATGTCGCTGCTGGCTACAAGGCCAGCAACTACCCGCCAGAAGGCTACGCCTCACGCAGCACTGAAGACGAAATCGCTGAAGCACTGCAGGCGGAGCAGAACGCGCCGGAAACCGATCCCCTGAAAATGAAGGTCCCCGAGCTGAAAGAATGGCTCACCCGCAATGGCATCGCCTTCGAATCCAACGCCCTGAAAGAAGACCTCCAGGCCCTGGTGCCGAAGGAATAA
- a CDS encoding phage minor tail protein L, producing MPLISDIQVLEPGSEVLLFELDGSDYGADILRFHGHAIPHTEVELIAAGAAADELPAKPIYWQGNEYSAWPMQIDGIESNGDGTAIRPTLSVGNVNGRITALCLAFDDLLEFKLTMRHTLGTYLDAVNFPAGNPTADPTQETIEVWYIDQKTNEDGETVTWELASPGDVGGESIGRQATTLCHWCLTGGYRGPNCGYTGPYVTKDGVVTDNPELDECDATLGRGCIPRFGEGNALPFGGFPAVSLIARS from the coding sequence ATGCCGCTGATCAGTGACATCCAGGTTCTCGAGCCTGGCAGCGAAGTACTGCTCTTTGAGCTGGATGGCTCGGACTACGGCGCGGACATCCTGCGCTTCCATGGGCACGCGATTCCGCACACCGAGGTCGAGCTGATCGCTGCCGGCGCTGCTGCCGATGAATTGCCGGCGAAACCGATCTACTGGCAGGGCAACGAGTACAGCGCCTGGCCGATGCAGATTGATGGCATCGAATCCAACGGCGACGGGACGGCGATTCGCCCGACGTTGTCAGTGGGTAACGTCAATGGCCGGATCACAGCCCTTTGCCTGGCCTTCGATGACCTGCTTGAGTTCAAGTTGACCATGCGTCACACGCTGGGCACTTACCTCGACGCGGTGAACTTCCCGGCTGGCAACCCAACGGCAGATCCAACCCAGGAGACGATCGAGGTCTGGTACATCGACCAGAAGACGAACGAGGACGGGGAGACGGTCACCTGGGAGCTTGCCAGTCCGGGCGACGTGGGCGGGGAGTCCATCGGGCGCCAGGCCACGACCCTGTGCCATTGGTGCCTCACTGGCGGGTATCGGGGGCCGAACTGTGGCTACACAGGCCCCTACGTGACAAAGGATGGGGTGGTCACCGATAACCCTGAGCTGGACGAATGTGATGCCACGCTGGGCCGGGGATGCATCCCGCGCTTCGGCGAGGGCAACGCCTTGCCCTTTGGCGGATTCCCTGCTGTTTCCTTGATCGCCCGGAGCTGA
- a CDS encoding phage tail terminator-like protein — MSHKIIRALLESRLKAWASARTPTMRIAYQNVPFAPNSGETYLRAFLLPAGTDSNDLAGAHRLYTGLFQITIVTPTGNGPAGAETIADEIAALYPLNDRLIRNGLTALIMTPVEPGPEQTEDTAFALPVSFQYRADTT; from the coding sequence ATGAGCCACAAGATAATCCGCGCGTTGCTGGAATCGCGCCTGAAAGCCTGGGCATCCGCTCGAACACCGACGATGCGCATCGCCTACCAGAACGTGCCATTCGCCCCCAACAGTGGTGAAACGTATCTGAGGGCGTTCCTGCTACCCGCCGGAACCGACAGCAACGACCTGGCCGGTGCGCACCGGCTCTACACCGGGCTGTTTCAAATCACCATCGTGACGCCGACGGGCAATGGTCCCGCCGGCGCAGAGACGATCGCCGACGAAATTGCAGCGCTATATCCCCTCAACGACCGATTGATTCGCAACGGCCTCACAGCCCTGATCATGACTCCGGTTGAGCCAGGCCCCGAACAAACTGAGGACACGGCGTTCGCCTTGCCCGTGTCGTTCCAGTACCGAGCCGACACTACTTAA
- a CDS encoding major capsid protein has product MATTQLADIFVADYYGTIAPVNSPEKTAVFESGIIVKSPELDAIAQNGQGTSEISYWQDLDADEEPNISNDNPDDLGEVGKAEQGSMRARTLYLNKGYGVADLTSELANTEPMQHIRNRFGTYWTRRWQRYLLGAARGVIASNIANNAGDMVVDAGATISAGAFQDAAFTSGDAADVFSAIGVHSVVMNQMVKQDLIEYLRDSDGRIILATYLGKPVFMDDSLVYGAGRYLSVLFGQGAFGYGEGTPAVPVELERKPGGGNGGGAEVLWERKTFILQPAGFSWKGSNNQNLSPTATQYAAAANWERVFDRKQVPFAAVISGTVTP; this is encoded by the coding sequence ATGGCAACGACCCAACTGGCGGACATCTTTGTCGCCGACTATTACGGCACTATCGCGCCGGTAAACTCCCCCGAAAAGACTGCGGTCTTCGAGTCCGGGATCATCGTCAAATCGCCTGAACTGGACGCCATCGCGCAGAACGGTCAGGGAACCTCGGAAATTAGCTACTGGCAGGACCTGGACGCTGACGAAGAGCCCAACATCTCCAACGACAACCCGGATGACCTGGGCGAAGTCGGCAAGGCAGAGCAGGGCAGCATGCGCGCCCGTACGCTCTACCTCAACAAAGGCTACGGCGTTGCCGACCTGACGTCTGAGCTGGCCAACACCGAGCCGATGCAGCACATCCGCAACCGTTTCGGCACCTACTGGACCCGCCGCTGGCAGCGTTACCTGCTTGGCGCGGCTCGCGGTGTGATCGCATCGAACATCGCGAACAACGCCGGTGACATGGTGGTGGATGCGGGTGCGACCATCAGCGCCGGCGCCTTTCAGGATGCTGCCTTCACTTCTGGTGATGCTGCTGACGTGTTCTCCGCGATCGGCGTGCACTCGGTCGTGATGAACCAGATGGTCAAGCAGGACCTCATCGAGTACCTGCGGGACTCTGACGGTCGCATCATTCTGGCCACCTACCTGGGCAAGCCGGTGTTCATGGACGACAGCCTCGTTTACGGCGCAGGCCGTTACCTGTCGGTGCTCTTCGGCCAAGGCGCGTTCGGCTACGGCGAAGGCACTCCAGCCGTACCGGTCGAACTGGAGCGTAAGCCAGGCGGCGGCAATGGTGGTGGCGCTGAAGTGCTTTGGGAGCGTAAGACTTTCATCCTGCAACCTGCGGGCTTCAGCTGGAAAGGGAGCAACAACCAAAACCTCAGTCCGACCGCTACTCAGTACGCGGCTGCTGCGAACTGGGAGCGCGTCTTCGACCGCAAGCAGGTTCCTTTCGCCGCCGTGATCAGCGGCACCGTCACCCCGTAA
- a CDS encoding DUF1799 domain-containing protein: MAVFGFSPEDYDETFEVWPDAWLSFLVMDAMGTQWRTGACGVTGLDYGVLPSVMRLVGVPAKERQTVFQDIRVMESEALAVLADMRDNRP; the protein is encoded by the coding sequence CTGGCCGTGTTCGGCTTCTCCCCCGAAGACTATGACGAGACGTTTGAGGTCTGGCCGGATGCTTGGCTCTCATTTCTCGTCATGGATGCCATGGGGACGCAATGGCGTACCGGTGCGTGCGGCGTAACTGGCCTCGACTACGGCGTGCTGCCCAGCGTTATGCGCTTGGTCGGCGTGCCTGCAAAGGAACGGCAGACAGTTTTTCAGGATATCCGCGTGATGGAATCGGAAGCCCTCGCGGTACTAGCTGACATGCGTGACAACCGCCCGTGA
- a CDS encoding minor capsid protein has protein sequence MPTTNLAQVDSQLIEQTTRHSVMIERLKAGEVKKFEKYLRQIDKLVREQLTRKELTTYSRDRLEQFLGRVDGKLLDIYKAYGDLVQADLVDIALYESSFEARSLSNALSIDAVVPTNTVIRAAVFSYPLQVKGIDGGKLLKSFLSGWTRTETMRVTNTIRLGFGQGQTNAQIIQAIRGTAAQNFTDGVLAVSNRNAAAVVQTAIQHVATTARMGTLRANSDVVLGYRWVSTLDRKTSQQCKGLDGMRFDLGKGPLPPAHINCRSTTVPTTRISEMFAKDATRASVGDHGGAQVDASLNYYEWLATQPASFQDHALGPVRGKLFRNGGLTPEKFAKLQLDKSFKPLTLAQLKELEPDMFTRAGVTLGVQSG, from the coding sequence ATGCCGACGACAAACCTGGCGCAGGTGGACAGCCAGCTAATAGAGCAGACGACCCGCCACTCGGTGATGATCGAGCGGCTTAAGGCTGGCGAGGTCAAGAAGTTCGAGAAGTACCTGCGCCAGATCGATAAGCTAGTGCGGGAGCAGTTGACCCGCAAGGAGCTGACCACCTACAGCCGGGACCGCCTTGAGCAGTTTCTCGGCCGCGTGGACGGCAAGCTGCTGGACATCTACAAGGCCTACGGCGACCTGGTGCAAGCCGATTTGGTTGACATCGCGTTGTACGAGTCGAGTTTTGAAGCCAGAAGCCTGAGCAATGCGCTCTCCATCGACGCGGTGGTGCCGACAAACACGGTGATCCGCGCGGCAGTGTTCTCCTATCCGCTGCAGGTGAAGGGGATCGACGGTGGCAAGCTGCTGAAAAGCTTCCTGAGCGGCTGGACCCGAACCGAAACTATGCGAGTCACCAACACCATCAGGCTCGGCTTCGGCCAGGGGCAGACAAACGCCCAGATTATCCAGGCGATTCGCGGCACCGCAGCGCAGAACTTCACGGATGGCGTCCTGGCGGTGAGCAACCGCAATGCCGCTGCTGTGGTGCAGACGGCAATCCAGCATGTGGCCACGACGGCACGAATGGGGACGCTGAGGGCCAACAGCGACGTGGTGCTGGGTTATCGTTGGGTGTCGACGCTCGACCGCAAAACCTCGCAGCAATGCAAGGGCCTGGATGGCATGCGCTTCGATCTTGGCAAAGGACCGCTGCCGCCGGCGCATATCAACTGCCGGTCGACGACGGTACCGACAACCAGGATTTCGGAGATGTTCGCCAAGGATGCCACGCGCGCCTCGGTTGGCGACCACGGCGGGGCCCAGGTCGACGCAAGCCTGAACTATTACGAGTGGCTGGCAACGCAACCAGCGAGCTTTCAGGATCATGCCTTGGGGCCGGTACGCGGCAAGTTGTTTCGCAACGGCGGCCTGACGCCGGAAAAGTTCGCCAAACTGCAGCTTGACAAGTCATTCAAGCCGCTGACCCTGGCTCAACTCAAGGAACTCGAGCCTGACATGTTCACCCGAGCAGGCGTTACACTCGGCGTTCAATCAGGCTGA
- a CDS encoding phage tail protein → MAIETFTWPTQHGDAPDITYRVRTTRFGSGYKQTAGDGPNNKEDSYPITYTGSKTSVLQIMGFLDRHAGTKAFLWTTPLGELGLFDCVNPVPTPVGGGVFKLTATFTRAFHP, encoded by the coding sequence ATGGCTATCGAAACGTTCACCTGGCCCACCCAGCACGGAGACGCCCCCGATATTACCTATCGGGTGCGCACCACCCGGTTCGGCAGTGGCTACAAGCAGACCGCCGGCGACGGGCCGAATAACAAGGAAGATTCCTACCCGATCACCTACACCGGGTCGAAGACCAGCGTGCTGCAGATCATGGGCTTTCTGGACCGGCACGCAGGCACGAAGGCTTTCCTCTGGACAACCCCGCTCGGTGAGTTGGGGCTTTTCGATTGCGTCAATCCTGTGCCAACCCCGGTGGGGGGCGGTGTTTTCAAACTGACGGCCACGTTCACGCGGGCCTTCCATCCATAA
- a CDS encoding phage tail assembly chaperone, translating to MPKFSIAPKPTFTVDVAIPQVGGKPAMVPFTFHYRDRTALAELFDTWKAKAEVLNDRLNGTEPTISEITAAEVEQGVDQIRDLVVSWGFGDKLNDESITALVKSCVGVSDAVVKAYSDAFGKARLGN from the coding sequence ATGCCAAAGTTTTCTATTGCGCCGAAGCCAACCTTCACGGTCGACGTAGCAATTCCTCAGGTCGGCGGCAAGCCGGCCATGGTGCCGTTTACCTTCCACTATCGCGACCGCACCGCCTTGGCTGAACTGTTCGATACCTGGAAGGCAAAGGCTGAAGTTCTCAACGATCGGCTCAATGGCACTGAGCCAACCATTTCGGAGATTACCGCGGCGGAAGTGGAGCAGGGTGTCGATCAAATCCGGGATCTGGTCGTTTCCTGGGGCTTCGGCGACAAGCTCAACGATGAATCCATCACTGCCCTGGTGAAGAGCTGCGTCGGTGTTTCTGATGCCGTGGTGAAAGCCTACAGCGACGCCTTCGGCAAGGCTCGCTTGGGAAACTGA
- a CDS encoding DnaT-like ssDNA-binding protein, whose translation MLVIVEDGTGRPDANSFVPLEKLVFYRNYYGFPLPATENEQKALLLRAAADMNAMEWKGAKTRDAQAMAWPRRQCRVGMEILSETFVPFEIEWGQLRLAVELYAADNGFGIPEPAFGTEKDGERVTLLRGNPGAMLRPPPYAPSRTQFADYLVLRGLQVVK comes from the coding sequence ATGCTTGTCATCGTCGAAGATGGAACAGGAAGACCGGACGCAAACAGCTTTGTGCCGTTGGAGAAGCTGGTCTTCTACCGCAATTACTATGGCTTCCCGCTTCCTGCTACTGAAAACGAGCAGAAGGCCTTGCTGTTGCGTGCTGCTGCCGACATGAACGCCATGGAATGGAAGGGCGCCAAGACGCGAGACGCGCAGGCGATGGCCTGGCCTCGGCGGCAGTGCAGGGTTGGAATGGAAATTCTGTCTGAAACGTTTGTCCCGTTCGAAATTGAATGGGGTCAACTCCGGCTGGCAGTAGAGCTGTACGCAGCGGATAACGGCTTCGGTATTCCTGAGCCTGCCTTCGGCACCGAAAAAGACGGGGAGCGCGTGACATTGCTGCGCGGCAACCCTGGCGCCATGCTTCGACCTCCACCGTATGCACCGAGCAGGACGCAGTTCGCCGATTATCTGGTGTTGAGGGGGCTACAAGTCGTTAAATAG